The Cycloclasticus sp. genomic sequence ATACGTTGCCGGCTGGTCTTCTACGGTTGTAACGCTGACTTTGGTGCCTTCGCCCAGAGTCTCTATTGAGATAGACAAGTAGTCACTCAGCACATCATTGCTTTCATCTACTAACAGGTCTTGTAGATCTAGGGCTTTTTGCTCGTTGTTTTCTGTTTCTTTTACCATCGTTTTATCCTCTTAACGCTGACGCAATGAGTCAAGCAGGGTGGCGGTCATCCGTCGTGTTATCCATGCCTCGCCTGCATCCATGACCGTTACCAATCTATTGGAATATTCCTTTAGCTGGCTTAATTTCTGGTAGCCTTTTGCTCCCGCTAACAAGCAATTCAATATCTCTTTTTCGGTCAACTCATCTGCTATAACGACGATGCTGCATGCTGAGTTAGCCTTTACTAACACTTTTATATACTCTGCTGTTTGTTCTTGCATCATATTAAAGTTCAGCAGAACCACGACCGACGAAGATTGCTCAAGTACATTTAACGCTTTCACTTCATCATCAACACAACTCACATTGGCTTGAACTGCTGATAGTTCG encodes the following:
- a CDS encoding type I secretion C-terminal target domain-containing protein, whose amino-acid sequence is MVKETENNEQKALDLQDLLVDESNDVLSDYLSISIETLGEGTKVSVTTVEDQPATYSSVLTGVTLIDLHCLIDVPTES
- a CDS encoding DNA-binding response regulator, translating into MIDVLVIDKTDQVKSELSAVQANVSCVDDEVKALNVLEQSSSVVVLLNFNMMQEQTAEYIKVLVKANSACSIVVIADELTEKEILNCLLAGAKGYQKLSQLKEYSNRLVTVMDAGEAWITRRMTATLLDSLRQR